Proteins encoded in a region of the Paenibacillus wynnii genome:
- a CDS encoding TetR/AcrR family transcriptional regulator, with amino-acid sequence MKEQQNAFVKTERRDAAENRQRILKVALELFEQHGVEQVSMNQIAKETGIGPATLYRRYSNKGELCLDLIKNSIDIFFVEIGAFLEEQQHAPADQRLKEILKIFIQFKENKAHLLKGVEDSMSQNKSLLASPLYDELHRLFISLYKEMHSGNIVFKADMLLRAFTTDAYLFQREVRGLSPEEILEQLCATFLG; translated from the coding sequence ATGAAAGAACAACAAAACGCCTTCGTGAAAACGGAACGGCGGGACGCAGCCGAAAATCGTCAGCGAATTCTCAAAGTTGCTCTCGAGCTATTTGAGCAACATGGCGTCGAACAGGTAAGCATGAACCAAATTGCAAAGGAAACCGGGATTGGCCCTGCTACGCTTTATCGCCGTTACAGCAATAAGGGTGAATTATGTCTGGATTTGATCAAAAACAGTATCGATATTTTTTTTGTTGAGATTGGAGCCTTTTTGGAAGAACAGCAGCATGCGCCAGCAGATCAAAGGTTGAAGGAAATTCTTAAAATTTTTATCCAGTTTAAAGAAAATAAAGCCCACCTTCTTAAAGGGGTCGAGGACTCCATGTCGCAGAATAAATCCCTGCTGGCAAGCCCGCTGTATGATGAGTTGCACCGGCTGTTTATCAGCCTCTACAAGGAGATGCACTCAGGAAACATTGTGTTTAAAGCTGATATGCTGCTTAGAGCTTTTACGACAGATGCGTACTTGTTCCAAAGAGAAGTGCGTGGGTTGTCTCCTGAAGAGATTTTAGAACAGCTTTGTGCAACCTTTCTTGGGTAG
- a CDS encoding NmrA/HSCARG family protein, producing the protein MSNQNKLILVFGATGNQGGAAVEELLAQGWKVRAVSRRLDTPVVQELQNKGAQVVQANLDDRQSLLEAMVGVYGVYMVQPIINDDPEKELQQGKNVLDMAKKAGIFHFIYSSAGGVDRNRGGAHFDIMWQIEQYIREMDLPYTMLRPAFFMENFKRVVQVQDAQLLIPEFINANTAFQMISSKDIAAFAVIAFNQPENFTREAVEIAGDEISLTQVKQLFSQLFDIPTKILETPRGQFPGREWLEQVGYQADIHALREIHPGLLDLKSWVRISDWNPRNC; encoded by the coding sequence ATGTCTAATCAAAACAAATTAATTTTAGTGTTCGGAGCAACAGGCAATCAAGGCGGTGCAGCTGTAGAAGAGCTGTTGGCTCAGGGATGGAAGGTTCGAGCTGTTTCACGTCGTTTGGATACTCCAGTTGTTCAGGAGCTGCAGAACAAAGGCGCGCAGGTCGTTCAGGCTAATTTAGATGACCGTCAATCCTTATTAGAGGCCATGGTGGGGGTCTATGGAGTTTATATGGTGCAACCTATTATTAATGATGACCCTGAAAAAGAACTGCAACAAGGAAAAAACGTTTTAGATATGGCTAAAAAAGCAGGAATTTTCCATTTTATATACAGTTCTGCCGGCGGTGTAGACCGAAACCGCGGTGGCGCTCACTTCGATATCATGTGGCAAATTGAGCAATATATTCGGGAAATGGACCTTCCTTATACAATGCTGCGCCCAGCTTTCTTTATGGAGAACTTTAAAAGAGTGGTACAGGTTCAGGATGCTCAATTGTTGATCCCGGAATTCATAAATGCAAATACCGCTTTTCAAATGATTTCATCCAAAGACATAGCGGCATTTGCCGTCATCGCCTTTAACCAGCCGGAGAATTTTACGCGGGAAGCCGTTGAAATCGCTGGAGATGAAATTTCCTTAACACAAGTAAAGCAGCTGTTCAGTCAATTATTTGATATTCCCACCAAAATCCTAGAAACGCCAAGAGGGCAATTCCCGGGCCGGGAATGGCTTGAACAGGTAGGCTACCAGGCTGACATTCATGCACTTCGGGAGATTCACCCCGGGTTGCTGGACTTAAAGAGCTGGGTCCGGATTTCAGACTGGAATCCACGGAATTGTTAA
- a CDS encoding ArsR/SmtB family transcription factor: protein MNREDAIQQLREVFEKVGHGLIAIGDQTRQKVILALLSENCYPGMRVGEITKITHLSRPAVSHHLRILKEEKIISMREEGTKNFYYLSPEESKLGELKQLVNQIDALLHDPSRRIEK, encoded by the coding sequence ATGAATCGTGAAGATGCAATCCAACAATTACGAGAAGTATTCGAAAAAGTCGGTCATGGCTTGATAGCGATTGGAGATCAAACCAGACAAAAGGTTATTCTGGCTCTTCTCAGTGAGAACTGTTATCCTGGAATGCGCGTTGGAGAAATAACAAAAATAACTCATTTGTCAAGACCGGCAGTGTCGCATCATCTTCGCATACTTAAAGAGGAAAAAATAATCAGTATGAGAGAGGAAGGCACAAAAAATTTTTACTATCTATCTCCTGAGGAAAGTAAGCTCGGTGAGTTGAAGCAACTGGTAAATCAAATAGATGCATTGCTTCATGATCCAAGCAGAAGGATAGAGAAATAA
- a CDS encoding YciI family protein, translated as MKYFMIDGTFREEVIAGVNGFIQAIAAKGGIPGGVQGAIPSDLLNALPAIQAQLGLDEAALIKALPDNIRSLGDAIKQHFDYLETFFANGTVLFFGPTAHKLGGMIVFKANSLAEAEEFVRKDPMVECGFQTSNIVEFSFGKGQDFVTKWFD; from the coding sequence ATGAAATATTTTATGATTGACGGGACGTTTCGGGAAGAAGTCATAGCAGGTGTGAATGGCTTCATCCAAGCTATCGCGGCAAAAGGCGGGATTCCGGGCGGGGTACAGGGGGCTATTCCAAGTGACCTGCTGAACGCGCTCCCCGCGATTCAGGCTCAGCTTGGGTTGGACGAGGCTGCCCTTATAAAGGCTCTCCCGGATAATATCCGAAGTTTGGGTGATGCGATCAAGCAACATTTTGACTATCTCGAGACTTTTTTTGCCAATGGCACCGTTTTGTTTTTTGGCCCTACCGCACATAAGCTGGGCGGCATGATCGTGTTTAAGGCAAACAGTCTTGCCGAGGCCGAGGAGTTTGTCAGAAAGGACCCAATGGTGGAATGCGGCTTCCAGACCTCGAACATCGTGGAGTTCAGCTTTGGCAAAGGGCAGGACTTTGTCACCAAATGGTTTGATTAA
- a CDS encoding methyl-accepting chemotaxis protein has translation MGINTYAVQATLRGQITTMVKDKASSEFDLRKADRLSGMIILATCLVIIISTFILYITSNEKVGVSVLLQGLVPTAIICVIVVIVYFLPIPSKARGLIYSNIIFFAMVGDKISDPSNHVPNFGFIVATVIAAMYFSNRLLVTSGIIVNLVFILLYINDGSVLIGPDRAISYFFSLMCIVNGIYVALYFIVKWGNDMIINARTKEQEASMLLQKLQGTMEDVETSSTKLNKNISLFDENLQKLVHSSQETMTAMQETSIGTQQQTESIANMNDKMALTLNDVKTTENISLDISHNSNSILNEVVEGSQQVKLLSKQMGTINNSISTALETVNELQESMNGITALLSGIRIIANQTNLLALNAAIEAARAGEHGKGFAVVAGEVRKLAEQSESLAKDISEIITRITEKTQITVNTVERGEQAVDQGNKTLNQVSDYFDSMKQSVESTFESLKVENELIQQFSCTFIDLQAEMGNMSSISEQHSASNEQILATLETELAQISIMYESLKEIRELSDKLKQLMAA, from the coding sequence ATGGGTATTAACACATATGCGGTACAGGCTACTTTGAGAGGACAGATAACTACTATGGTGAAAGACAAAGCATCTTCAGAGTTTGATTTACGCAAAGCAGACAGATTAAGCGGCATGATTATATTAGCGACATGTCTCGTGATTATCATCAGTACTTTTATATTGTATATTACGTCTAACGAAAAGGTTGGCGTTTCAGTACTCTTACAAGGGCTCGTTCCAACTGCGATCATATGCGTGATTGTGGTTATTGTATATTTTCTCCCTATTCCCAGCAAGGCCAGAGGATTGATCTACAGTAATATTATTTTCTTCGCCATGGTTGGTGACAAAATCAGTGATCCCAGCAATCATGTTCCCAACTTTGGATTTATCGTCGCTACCGTAATAGCCGCTATGTACTTTTCGAACAGGCTGCTGGTTACATCCGGAATTATTGTTAACCTTGTCTTTATTCTGTTGTATATTAACGACGGTTCCGTTCTGATTGGTCCTGACCGTGCTATTTCTTATTTCTTCAGTCTAATGTGCATTGTGAACGGGATTTATGTGGCGCTCTATTTTATTGTAAAGTGGGGCAACGACATGATCATCAACGCTAGGACCAAGGAGCAGGAAGCAAGCATGCTGCTTCAGAAGCTTCAAGGAACAATGGAAGATGTAGAGACGTCGTCCACTAAATTGAATAAGAATATTTCTTTATTCGACGAGAATCTTCAGAAGCTTGTTCACTCCAGCCAAGAAACAATGACCGCTATGCAAGAAACCTCCATAGGCACTCAACAGCAGACAGAAAGTATCGCCAATATGAATGATAAGATGGCTCTTACCTTAAATGATGTGAAAACTACTGAGAATATATCCTTAGATATTAGCCATAATTCTAATTCTATACTTAATGAAGTGGTTGAAGGATCCCAACAAGTCAAGCTATTGTCAAAGCAAATGGGCACGATAAACAACTCTATATCGACAGCCCTGGAGACAGTAAATGAACTTCAGGAGAGCATGAACGGGATAACTGCTTTATTGAGCGGGATTCGAATCATTGCGAACCAGACCAATCTCTTGGCGCTAAATGCGGCAATTGAAGCTGCTAGAGCAGGCGAGCATGGCAAAGGATTTGCAGTTGTAGCCGGAGAAGTCAGGAAGCTTGCGGAGCAAAGCGAATCGCTTGCTAAAGATATAAGTGAAATTATTACTAGGATTACTGAGAAGACGCAAATAACTGTGAATACCGTTGAACGTGGAGAACAGGCTGTAGATCAAGGTAATAAAACTTTGAATCAAGTATCGGATTATTTTGATAGCATGAAGCAATCTGTTGAATCCACCTTTGAATCGCTAAAAGTTGAGAATGAACTGATCCAGCAATTCTCTTGTACTTTCATTGACTTGCAAGCAGAGATGGGGAATATGTCGAGCATCTCAGAACAGCATTCCGCTTCGAATGAGCAAATTCTGGCAACGTTGGAAACAGAACTGGCCCAGATTTCCATCATGTACGAATCATTGAAAGAAATTAGAGAGCTTTCAGACAAGCTCAAGCAATTAATGGCAGCTTAA
- a CDS encoding glycoside hydrolase family 31 protein, with amino-acid sequence MENTIKESKPLPNYLKVQSEPCANKEAIIQGDYYRFTVLTPELIRMEYNEHGCFEDRATQTVLNRDFSVPDFRVIDHGNKLELITDRLHLTYDKKPFTRHGLSIRVRNESGHLMSVWNYGDTPQDLRGTARTLDNADGAVPIEHGLLSRFGYTLVNDTASLLLEEDGRVEPRTQEGSDLYFFGYAHDYLNCLKDFYHLCGRTPLLPRYALGNWWSRYYQYSEEEYKMLMERFEKEHIPFSVAVIDMDWHLVDIDPQYGSGWTGYSWNRDLFPDPQRFLAWLHEKGLRVTLNVHPADGVRAFEEPYLAIAAEMGMDPEKGDAVEFDITDPKFLQAYFKFLHHPLEEEGVDFWWIDWQQGGITKIPGLDPLWMLNHYHYLDSGRRGNRRLSFSRYAGLGSHRYPVGFSGDTIVTWESLDFQPYFTANASNVGYGWWSHDIGGHMMGYLDDELAMRWVQFGIFSPILRLHSSASPFNSKEPWRFNKIAEDVMKDCLRLRHRLLPYLYTMNRLASREALPLVQPMYYHNSEQHEAYEVPNQYYFGTELIACPITQPVNPKTGVAEFKAWLPEGLWIDFFNGRVYDGGRKLSLYRNMEAIPVLAKAGAIVPMADLTEYTSSVDNPTHMEIRVFAGENGHFHLWEDEGDTAEDRDDQWCDTEMTLEWGETSIFKISPARGNTKVVPERRSWKLSFVGFADTKVKVFAEDLEIAVETEYDETTHTLTVITSDLAVSESLNVTFSNARISVNKMEAEVFALLDRAQMLFQLKEQIYRMVKEMANPTITLASLVSMDLEPSLYGALCEILTARV; translated from the coding sequence ATGGAAAATACGATTAAAGAGTCGAAGCCATTACCGAATTATTTAAAGGTTCAATCCGAACCGTGTGCCAATAAGGAAGCAATCATTCAGGGAGATTACTATCGCTTCACTGTACTAACCCCGGAGCTCATCCGGATGGAATACAACGAGCATGGCTGCTTTGAAGACAGGGCGACACAGACCGTGCTGAACCGTGATTTTTCGGTTCCAGATTTCCGTGTGATCGATCATGGGAACAAGCTTGAATTGATTACGGATCGTCTGCACTTGACTTATGACAAGAAGCCATTCACTCGGCATGGTCTAAGTATCCGCGTGAGAAACGAATCAGGTCACCTAATGAGTGTCTGGAATTATGGCGATACGCCGCAAGACTTGAGGGGTACAGCGCGTACACTGGATAATGCGGACGGTGCCGTTCCCATAGAGCACGGGCTGCTGTCACGTTTCGGGTATACACTGGTGAATGACACCGCCTCTCTTTTGTTGGAGGAAGACGGACGGGTTGAGCCGCGGACGCAGGAAGGATCCGATCTTTATTTTTTCGGATACGCTCATGACTACTTGAACTGCCTGAAGGATTTCTACCATCTTTGCGGCCGCACGCCGCTGCTGCCCCGCTATGCGCTCGGCAATTGGTGGAGCCGGTATTACCAGTATTCTGAAGAAGAATACAAGATGCTGATGGAGCGGTTTGAAAAGGAGCACATTCCTTTTTCAGTGGCGGTCATAGATATGGATTGGCATCTTGTTGATATTGATCCGCAGTACGGCAGCGGCTGGACAGGCTATTCATGGAATCGGGATTTGTTCCCGGATCCGCAGAGATTTCTGGCGTGGTTGCATGAAAAAGGGCTGCGTGTAACCCTTAACGTCCATCCTGCTGACGGGGTACGGGCGTTTGAAGAACCATACCTGGCAATTGCAGCGGAGATGGGAATGGACCCGGAAAAAGGCGATGCTGTAGAGTTTGACATTACCGATCCAAAGTTTTTACAGGCATATTTCAAGTTTCTACATCATCCGTTAGAGGAGGAAGGTGTGGATTTCTGGTGGATCGATTGGCAGCAGGGAGGAATCACCAAAATTCCGGGTCTTGATCCACTCTGGATGCTGAACCACTACCATTACTTAGATAGTGGACGTAGGGGAAACCGGCGGCTTAGCTTTTCCCGCTATGCTGGTCTTGGAAGCCACCGTTACCCCGTAGGATTCTCCGGTGATACCATCGTCACATGGGAATCGCTAGACTTCCAGCCCTATTTCACTGCCAACGCGTCAAACGTGGGCTATGGCTGGTGGAGCCATGATATCGGTGGTCATATGATGGGGTATTTAGACGACGAACTGGCGATGCGTTGGGTGCAGTTCGGTATATTTTCGCCGATCTTGCGTCTACACAGCTCTGCAAGTCCTTTCAACAGCAAGGAGCCCTGGCGGTTTAATAAGATTGCGGAGGATGTGATGAAAGACTGTCTGCGTCTACGGCACCGCTTACTTCCTTATCTGTATACAATGAACCGCTTAGCCAGTCGTGAAGCACTTCCACTGGTCCAGCCGATGTATTATCATAACTCGGAACAACATGAAGCTTACGAAGTGCCGAATCAATATTACTTCGGAACGGAGCTGATTGCCTGTCCGATTACGCAGCCAGTAAACCCAAAGACGGGTGTCGCGGAATTCAAGGCATGGTTACCTGAGGGATTATGGATTGATTTCTTTAACGGAAGAGTATACGACGGCGGCAGAAAACTTTCTCTTTACCGAAATATGGAGGCTATTCCGGTATTGGCTAAAGCGGGAGCCATTGTTCCAATGGCAGATCTCACGGAATATACCTCTTCGGTGGACAATCCTACACATATGGAGATCCGGGTGTTTGCCGGGGAGAACGGTCATTTTCACCTCTGGGAGGATGAGGGTGACACCGCCGAAGATCGGGACGATCAGTGGTGTGATACCGAAATGACGCTCGAATGGGGAGAGACCTCAATCTTTAAAATTTCCCCTGCTCGGGGAAATACAAAAGTTGTGCCGGAACGTCGGTCATGGAAGCTATCCTTCGTCGGGTTTGCCGATACGAAGGTAAAGGTGTTCGCTGAAGATTTAGAAATCGCTGTTGAAACCGAGTATGACGAAACTACGCATACACTAACGGTCATCACCTCGGATTTGGCAGTGAGCGAATCCCTAAACGTGACGTTTAGCAACGCTCGTATTTCCGTCAATAAGATGGAAGCAGAGGTGTTCGCCCTTTTGGACCGCGCACAGATGCTATTTCAATTGAAAGAACAAATTTATCGTATGGTGAAGGAAATGGCGAATCCAACCATTACTCTTGCGTCTCTTGTTTCGATGGATTTAGAACCTTCACTCTACGGAGCGTTATGCGAAATACTGACAGCAAGAGTTTAA
- a CDS encoding extracellular solute-binding protein, producing MHKKLTITLLITALLASLTAACSGNNTAKTNVVSETGDYNKEGLPIVDEPLTLKVLTVRWGSMGDTFTQNQWLKDLEKNTNVKIEWEVMSSNDWSERKAIMLASGTIPDVIIGNQSFGDSDIVNNLSYFRPLDDYIEQYMPNLKAAMEETPEMKKISTFPDGEIYSLPARLPSRPKSSRQPVINKTWLDKLDLEVPDTVDDLYNVLTAFKEQDPNGNGKQDEIPYIETGNDIISPFGIADLNNNYMVLKDGKAVFYPVSNQYKEALKWVNKLYTEGLIDKELFTQDDTMRTAKFQSPDAPIVGFSYQWTPDAVFGKWSDQYVTIPPIAGPDGNRYTIGNPMGMNLARNELLITTSCKYPEIAARWADQFYTNEASIQNFWGAVGTVIQKNDNRTYTLMDPPAGTSADAWYWEQSLRDFGPKYVSPSFEKNIVLNPKNGDGLKLQLDKLGSEFATTPFPNVMYTAEEFQELPTLTTDIDSYVNTMRAKFVILGEIDKEWDDYVKQLNDMGLEKLTKIRTDAYSRYTNVK from the coding sequence TTGCACAAAAAACTAACCATTACTCTTCTAATAACTGCACTGTTGGCAAGCCTTACAGCAGCATGTAGCGGAAACAATACGGCTAAGACCAACGTCGTAAGCGAGACGGGGGATTACAACAAAGAAGGTTTGCCGATTGTGGACGAGCCCTTGACATTGAAGGTGCTGACTGTCCGGTGGGGAAGTATGGGAGACACCTTTACCCAGAACCAGTGGCTTAAGGATCTGGAAAAGAATACGAATGTCAAAATAGAATGGGAAGTGATGTCATCTAATGACTGGAGCGAACGGAAGGCCATTATGCTGGCAAGTGGTACAATTCCGGATGTCATCATTGGTAATCAATCCTTCGGTGATTCCGATATCGTCAATAACTTAAGCTATTTCCGTCCTCTGGATGATTATATTGAACAATATATGCCTAACCTTAAAGCGGCTATGGAAGAAACGCCTGAAATGAAAAAAATCAGCACCTTTCCCGACGGGGAAATTTACTCTCTGCCCGCAAGGCTGCCTTCGCGTCCGAAAAGCTCGCGCCAGCCTGTGATAAATAAAACATGGCTTGATAAATTGGATTTGGAAGTTCCAGATACGGTTGATGATCTTTACAACGTCCTTACAGCTTTCAAAGAGCAAGATCCGAACGGAAATGGGAAGCAAGATGAGATTCCTTATATCGAAACAGGCAACGATATAATCAGTCCATTCGGGATCGCTGACTTGAATAATAATTATATGGTGCTCAAGGACGGAAAAGCTGTATTCTACCCCGTCTCGAATCAGTACAAAGAGGCCCTCAAATGGGTGAATAAATTATATACCGAAGGCCTGATTGATAAAGAGTTGTTTACTCAAGACGATACGATGCGGACGGCCAAGTTTCAAAGTCCGGATGCTCCAATCGTGGGTTTCTCGTACCAATGGACCCCGGATGCAGTTTTTGGTAAATGGAGTGATCAATATGTGACGATTCCACCGATTGCCGGACCGGATGGAAATCGGTATACCATCGGAAATCCGATGGGTATGAATCTCGCACGCAATGAATTACTTATCACCACTTCCTGTAAATATCCGGAAATTGCCGCTCGCTGGGCTGACCAGTTCTACACCAATGAAGCAAGCATTCAAAATTTCTGGGGTGCAGTGGGGACCGTTATTCAGAAAAACGACAATCGTACCTACACGTTGATGGATCCACCTGCAGGAACCAGCGCAGATGCCTGGTACTGGGAACAGTCGCTTCGGGATTTCGGGCCGAAATATGTGAGTCCGTCATTTGAGAAGAATATCGTTCTGAATCCTAAGAATGGAGATGGACTGAAGTTGCAACTCGATAAGCTGGGAAGCGAATTTGCAACCACGCCTTTTCCTAACGTAATGTACACAGCAGAGGAATTCCAGGAACTGCCGACCTTGACCACGGACATCGACAGTTATGTGAACACAATGCGTGCCAAATTTGTGATTTTAGGTGAAATCGATAAAGAATGGGACGACTATGTGAAGCAATTGAATGATATGGGGCTTGAAAAGCTGACAAAAATTCGTACCGATGCTTACAGTCGTTACACGAATGTAAAATAA
- a CDS encoding carbohydrate ABC transporter permease, giving the protein MGVLEPVVKESMGKIKNNRSSDSVMEIIMYVIAVIFLVILIYPLYFIVIASFSDPSAVAGGQVWLFPKGFTLDGYKELLRHENIWIGYRNTVLYTVVGTAIGLVVNISAAYALSRKDLVGRKYVSLFFIFTMFFNGGLIPTFLTIRDFHMYDTFLVMVLPFSVGVFNIIVARTFFQTSIPGDLWEAAQIDGCGNLRYFVQVVLPLSKAIIAVLGLWIAVGYWNSYFNALIYLKDPNLYPLQLILRNILITNQMQSGMGTGEAAQIALRLANMMRYSVIIVATVPIMCLYPFVQKYFNQGVMIGAVKE; this is encoded by the coding sequence ATGGGAGTATTGGAACCAGTGGTTAAAGAGAGCATGGGGAAAATAAAAAACAACCGTTCATCGGACTCGGTGATGGAAATCATAATGTACGTAATTGCAGTCATTTTTCTTGTCATCCTGATTTACCCACTGTATTTTATAGTCATTGCTTCGTTCAGTGATCCTTCTGCCGTAGCAGGTGGCCAGGTATGGTTATTTCCTAAAGGGTTCACATTAGACGGCTACAAAGAATTATTGCGGCATGAAAATATATGGATTGGTTACCGTAACACTGTCCTTTACACGGTGGTGGGAACTGCGATCGGCTTAGTTGTAAATATCTCGGCGGCCTATGCACTGTCAAGAAAGGACCTTGTAGGACGGAAATATGTTTCACTGTTTTTCATCTTTACGATGTTCTTTAACGGCGGGTTGATTCCGACCTTTCTGACGATCCGGGATTTTCATATGTATGACACATTCCTGGTTATGGTGCTGCCTTTCTCTGTAGGGGTTTTTAATATCATCGTCGCACGAACTTTTTTTCAGACGAGTATTCCCGGAGATTTGTGGGAAGCGGCGCAGATTGATGGCTGTGGCAACCTTCGTTACTTTGTTCAAGTTGTCCTGCCGCTGTCGAAAGCGATTATCGCTGTGCTGGGATTATGGATCGCCGTCGGCTACTGGAATTCATATTTTAACGCCTTAATTTATTTGAAAGATCCAAACTTGTATCCTCTACAATTAATCCTCCGCAATATTTTGATCACCAACCAGATGCAGTCTGGTATGGGTACTGGTGAAGCTGCTCAGATTGCTTTGCGTCTCGCCAATATGATGCGGTATTCTGTTATTATCGTTGCAACTGTTCCAATCATGTGTTTATATCCTTTTGTACAGAAATACTTTAACCAAGGGGTAATGATCGGCGCTGTAAAGGAATAA
- a CDS encoding ABC transporter permease has product MKSGQYNPGRTFGQVKQNWGLYALLFPAVVLTLLFAYIPMYGVLIAFKDYSPALGIGESPWAGFKYFEKFFNSYQFSSTIKNTMIISLYSMITFPIPIILALMVNQMRPNRFRRFFQTVSYMPHFISTVVMVGLMMILLSPSTGMVGNLYSLFGKEAPDLMGSTSLFSSVYVWSDVWQHVGWDSIIFIAALSSVDPSLYEAATVDGASRWHKVRFIDIPMLMPTAITLLILRVGGLLGVGFEKVYLMQNDLNGTSSEILSTYVYKIGLLSSQYSFSSAINLFNTIINFILLIMVNQISKKYSENSLW; this is encoded by the coding sequence ATGAAATCCGGTCAATATAATCCAGGACGGACATTCGGACAAGTTAAACAAAATTGGGGACTATATGCATTGCTTTTTCCAGCTGTAGTGCTTACGTTATTATTCGCGTATATACCAATGTATGGGGTGCTCATAGCATTCAAGGATTACAGCCCGGCTTTAGGAATAGGCGAAAGCCCATGGGCAGGGTTCAAGTATTTCGAAAAATTCTTTAATTCCTATCAATTTTCATCAACGATTAAAAATACAATGATCATTAGTTTGTACAGTATGATTACCTTTCCGATTCCAATTATACTGGCGCTGATGGTCAATCAGATGAGACCCAACCGGTTTAGAAGGTTTTTCCAAACCGTATCCTACATGCCGCATTTTATTTCAACGGTGGTTATGGTGGGGTTGATGATGATTTTGTTGTCTCCAAGCACTGGAATGGTCGGCAATCTGTACAGCCTGTTTGGAAAAGAAGCTCCCGATCTGATGGGCTCCACTTCGCTGTTCAGCAGCGTGTATGTCTGGTCAGATGTGTGGCAGCATGTCGGCTGGGATAGCATTATCTTTATCGCAGCGCTCTCTTCAGTTGACCCAAGTTTATACGAAGCAGCTACCGTAGACGGGGCAAGCCGCTGGCATAAAGTTCGATTTATTGATATTCCTATGCTTATGCCGACAGCAATCACTCTTCTTATATTACGGGTTGGCGGACTGCTTGGAGTTGGATTTGAGAAGGTGTACTTGATGCAGAATGATCTGAATGGTACTTCAAGTGAAATTCTTTCTACTTATGTATACAAAATTGGTCTGCTCAGCAGCCAGTACAGCTTTTCTTCAGCCATCAACTTGTTCAACACGATCATCAACTTTATTTTATTAATTATGGTCAATCAGATTTCTAAAAAATATAGCGAAAACAGCTTGTGGTAG